The Streptomyces sp. 135 sequence CGCCGCCTCGCGCGAGGGGCGGGCCCCGGACCCGCCGTTCCTGATCACCGTGCAGCCCAGCGTCGCCGACCCGACCCGGGCCCCGGCGGGCAAGCACGTCTTCTGGGCGTACGGCCACGTGCCGAACGGCTGGGAGGGCGACCTGACCGACGCGATCGAGCGGCAGCTGGAGCGGTTCGCGCCCGGCTTCCGCGACCGCGTCCTCGCCCGCGCCACCTCGGGCCCGCCCGAACTCGCCGCGCGCAACGCCAACTACGTGGGCGGCGACATCGCCTGCGGCGCGGCCAGCGGACTCCAGCTGCTGCTGCGGCCGAAGCTCTCCCTGTTCCCGTACGCGACGAAGCACCCGGCGGTCTTCATCTGCTCGTCCGCGACGCCCCCGGGGCCCGGCGTCCACGGCATGTCCGGGCACAACGCGGCCAAGGCCGTGTGGAAGCGGCTGCGGGCGGCCGCATGAGGAGCAGCAGTATGCGGAGCAGCAGTATGAGGAGCGAGCGCGTGACCGTACCCATCACCCTGGTCCTGGGCGACATCACGGCGCAGCACGCCGACGCCGTCGTCAACGCCGCCAATTCCTCCCTGCTGGGCGGCGGCGGGGTCGACGGCGCGATCCACCGGCGCGGCGGGCCCGCGATCCTCGCCGACTGCCGGCGCCTGCGCGCCTCTCACTGGGGCAAGGGCCTGCCCACGGGGCAGGCCGTCGCCACCACCGCGGGCCGGCTCCCCGCCACGCACGTGATCCACACCGTGGGACCCGTGTGGTCCGCCACCGAGGACCGCTCCGCGCTGCTCGCCTCCTGCCACCGCGAGGCGCTGCGGGTCGCGGCCGAGGTCGGCGCGCGCACCGTCGCCTTCCCCGCGATCTCCACCGGGGTCTACCGCTGGCCCCTCGACGACGCGGCCCGCATCGCCGTGGGCGCGGTCCGGGAGGCCGCTGACCCTGCCCTCTTCGACGAGGTGCGGTTCGTGCTCTTCGACCAGGCCGCGCACGACGCGTTCGCCGAGGCACTGGCCGCCCATGACGGCTAGCGGGGCGACCCTGGCAGTGCGAGGTTGATGTCGGATTCTCGCCAGTCATGCCCCGAGGGATCCGCGATGCTTGAGCGTATGCACACCGACACCGAGCGCTGTGTACGCGCCGTTCAGTCGAAGGACGCCCGCTTCGACGGCTGGTTCTTCACGGCCGTTGTCACCACCCGCATCTACTGCCGTCCCAGCTGCCCGGTCGTGCCGCCCAAGGCGGAGAACATGACCTTCTACCCGAGCGCCGCCGCCTGTCAGCAGGCCGGCTTCCGGGCCTGCAAGCGGTGCCGCCCGGACAGCACGCCCGGTTCGCCCGAGTGGAACCAGCGGGCCGATCTCGTCGCCCGCGCCATGCGCCTCATCGGTGACGGCATCGTCGACCGCGAAGGCGTCCCGGGCCTCGCGGGCCGCCTCGGCTACAGCGCCCGCCAGGTGGAGCGCCAGCTCCTCGCCGAGCTGGGCGCGGGACCGCTGGCGCTCGCCCGCGCCCAGCGGGCCCAGACCGCGCGGCTGCTCATCGAGACGACCGCCCTGCCCATGGCGGAGATCGCCTTCGCCGCCGGGTTCTCGTCGATCCGCACCTTCAACGACACGGTGCGCGAAGTCTTCGCCCTCGCCCCCAAAGAGCTGCGCGCCCGCGCGCCGAAGCAGGCCGCGGGCGCGGCACCGGCGACCTCCGGCTCGCTCTGTCTGCGGCTGCCGTTCCGTGCCCCGCTCAACCCCGACAACCTCTTCGGGCATCTCATCGCGACCGCCGTCCCGGGCGTCGAGGAGTGGCGCGGCGGCGCCTACCGCAGGACCCTGAGCCTCCCCTACGGGCACGGCGTCGTCGCCCTCACCCCGTACCCCGACCACATCGGCTGCCGGCTGAGCCTCACCGACCTGCGCGATCTGACCATCGCCATCAGCCGCTGCCGCCGCATGCTCGACCTGGACGCCGATCCGGCCGCCGTCGACGGCCAGTTGCGCGACGACCCCGTGCTCGCGCCGCTCGTCGACAAGGCACCGGGGCGGCGGGTGCCACGCACCGTCGACGAGGCCGAGTTCGCCGTGCGCGCCGTCCTCGGCCAGCAGGTCTCCACGGCCGCCGCCCGCACCCACGCCGCGCGCCTCGTCACCGCGCACGGCACACCCGTCAAGGACCCCGAGGGCGGCCTCACCCACCTCTTCCCGAGCCCGCAGTCCCTGGCCGCGCTCGACCCGGAGGCGCTCGCCCTGCCCCGCAGCCGCCGCGCCACGCTGACCACGCTCGTACGCCACCTCGCCGACGGCAGCCTCCGGCTCGGCGTGGAGAGCGGCTGGGAGGAGGCCCGCGCCCGGCTCACCGAACTCCCCGGCTTCGGGCCCTGGACGGTCGAGGTCATCGCGATGCGCGCGCTCGGCGACCCCGACGCCTTCCTCCCCTCCGACCTCGGCATCCGGCGCACCGCACGGGAGCTGGGCCTGCCGCACACCCCCGCCGCGCTCACCGCGCGCGCCGCCGCCTGGCGGCCCTGGCGGGCGTACGCGGTGCAGTACTTGTGGGCCACCGACGACCACCCGATCAACCGCATCCCCGCGTGAACGTAAAGGGACATCAGAATGGAACGCCTGCACACCGTCCTCGACAGCCCCTACGGGCCGCTCACCCTCGTCGCCACCGACGGCGTTCTCAGCGGTCTTTACATGTCCGACCAGCGCCACCGGCCGGCGCAGGAGACGTTCGGCGAACGCGACCCGGCGCCCTTCGGCGAGGCGATCAGCCAGCTCAAAGCCTATTTCGCGGGGGAGTTGAAAGAGTTCGACCTGCCGCTGCGGCTGGACGGCACGCCGTTCCAGCGCATGGTCTGGGACGAGCTCCTGCGCATCCCCTACGGCGAGGTCCGTACGTACGGTGAACTCGCCGAGATCCTCGGCAAGCCCGGCGCCTCCCGCGCGGTCGGCCTCGCCAACGGCAAGAACCCGATCAGCGTCATCGTCCCCTGCCACCGCGTCGTCGGCGCCAACGGCAACCTCACGGGATACGGCGGCGGACTCGACCGCAAGCAGCGGCTGCTCGTCTTCGAGGGCGGCGGCCTGGGCGTGGGCGTGAGCGGTGGGGAGGACGCCCTCTTCTAACGGGGCCCGGGCACCAGGTGTCAGCCGACCCGGTGCCCGTCCTCCAGCTCGGCGGGGCCGTCACCGCGCGCCAGCGCGTCGAGCGCCGCCGCGACCCGGCGGCCCGTCGCGCCCAGCAGCAGCTCCGCGACCTCCTCGGGGGCCACGAGCCGCCAGGAGAGCAACTCCTCCTCCTGGAGCCTGATCGACTTCAGCTGCTCCGTGTCCAGCACCCCGCCGTCGTACAGGTACGCCACCAGCGGCGGACGCGGGCGCCGGGGGCCCGGCGGCACCCAGTCCACCGCGAGCAGCCGCCCGAGCGGCACGTCGAGCCCGATCTCCTCCAGCGTCTCCCTGCGCGCTCCCTGGCGGGGCGTCTCCCCGGTGTCCGACTCGACGGTCCCGCCGGGCAGCGCCCAGCCCTCGCGGTAGTTGGGCTCGACGAGGAGGACCCGGCCCTCCACGTCCCGGAAGAGCGCGGCGGCTCCGACCAGGACGCGCGGGAGGCCCGCTATGTACGTGGCGTAGTCCTGAGTGGTCATCGGGGAAGGGTAGCGCCGGACCGGTCGCACGGTCGGGACTGATCGATCATTTCCACGGTTCAGTGACCGGGAATGCGGTGATAAAGGGCGGTTTTCCGTCGTGATGCGCCGTCCCGCTCCGCAGGCGGCCATGGGCAGGGAGCCCCTCCTGCGGTTATGGTCGCAGCGGCGCGACTGCCTTGCGGTGAGCAAGGCCGGAAGCAAGGGGAATGCAAGGTGGCGGACGCTTCAGGGACGGCGGGACGCGAGCA is a genomic window containing:
- a CDS encoding NUDIX hydrolase; the protein is MTTQDYATYIAGLPRVLVGAAALFRDVEGRVLLVEPNYREGWALPGGTVESDTGETPRQGARRETLEEIGLDVPLGRLLAVDWVPPGPRRPRPPLVAYLYDGGVLDTEQLKSIRLQEEELLSWRLVAPEEVAELLLGATGRRVAAALDALARGDGPAELEDGHRVG
- a CDS encoding O-acetyl-ADP-ribose deacetylase yields the protein MRSERVTVPITLVLGDITAQHADAVVNAANSSLLGGGGVDGAIHRRGGPAILADCRRLRASHWGKGLPTGQAVATTAGRLPATHVIHTVGPVWSATEDRSALLASCHREALRVAAEVGARTVAFPAISTGVYRWPLDDAARIAVGAVREAADPALFDEVRFVLFDQAAHDAFAEALAAHDG
- a CDS encoding methylated-DNA--[protein]-cysteine S-methyltransferase, with amino-acid sequence MERLHTVLDSPYGPLTLVATDGVLSGLYMSDQRHRPAQETFGERDPAPFGEAISQLKAYFAGELKEFDLPLRLDGTPFQRMVWDELLRIPYGEVRTYGELAEILGKPGASRAVGLANGKNPISVIVPCHRVVGANGNLTGYGGGLDRKQRLLVFEGGGLGVGVSGGEDALF
- a CDS encoding AlkA N-terminal domain-containing protein — protein: MHTDTERCVRAVQSKDARFDGWFFTAVVTTRIYCRPSCPVVPPKAENMTFYPSAAACQQAGFRACKRCRPDSTPGSPEWNQRADLVARAMRLIGDGIVDREGVPGLAGRLGYSARQVERQLLAELGAGPLALARAQRAQTARLLIETTALPMAEIAFAAGFSSIRTFNDTVREVFALAPKELRARAPKQAAGAAPATSGSLCLRLPFRAPLNPDNLFGHLIATAVPGVEEWRGGAYRRTLSLPYGHGVVALTPYPDHIGCRLSLTDLRDLTIAISRCRRMLDLDADPAAVDGQLRDDPVLAPLVDKAPGRRVPRTVDEAEFAVRAVLGQQVSTAAARTHAARLVTAHGTPVKDPEGGLTHLFPSPQSLAALDPEALALPRSRRATLTTLVRHLADGSLRLGVESGWEEARARLTELPGFGPWTVEVIAMRALGDPDAFLPSDLGIRRTARELGLPHTPAALTARAAAWRPWRAYAVQYLWATDDHPINRIPA